A genome region from Eretmochelys imbricata isolate rEreImb1 chromosome 8, rEreImb1.hap1, whole genome shotgun sequence includes the following:
- the PHYKPL gene encoding 5-phosphohydroxy-L-lysine phospho-lyase isoform X3 has translation MYDEHGREYLDCINNVSHVGHCHPDVVKAAHEQNQLLNTNSRYLHDNLVDYAKRLSKTLPEKLCTFYFLNSGSEANDLALRLARQYTKHEDIIVLDHAYHGHLTSLIDISPYKFRNLEGQKEWVHVVCTYCSLYTSTISVNLLSTTSVALLIIRHCSLVQAPLPDTYRGIYREDHKDSVLAYANEVKKIIEQAQKRGRKIAAFFIESLPSVGGQIIPPEGYFQMIAEHVHKAGGVFVADEIQVGFGRVGKCFWAFQLQGEDFVPDIVTMGKPMGNGHPIACVATTKEIAEAFADTGVEYFNTFGGNPVSCAIGLAVLDVIEKEHLQAHATQVGNFLMELLNQQKVKHPIIGDVRGVGLFIGVDLIKDQEKRIPATEEAEYLITRLKRDYILLSTDGPGRNVLKFKPPLCFTMDNAKLVVDKMDEILTDMEREKTCEPVGKHH, from the exons TTGGGCATTGCCATCCTGATGTAGTAAAAGCAGCACATGAACAGAATCAGTTGCTAAATACAAATTCTCGCTATCTCCATGATAATTTGGTGGATTATGCAAAGAGACTTTCTAAAACACTGCCTGAGAAGCTGTGCACATTCTATTTTTTGAATTCAGG ATCAGAAGCCAATGATCTTGCCTTGAGATTGGCACGACAGTATACAAAACACGAGGATATTATTGTTCTGGACCA tgctTACCATGGACATCTGACATCCTTGATTGACATAAGTCCATATAAATTCAGAAATCTAGAAGGACAAAAGGAATGGGTCCATGTGGTATGTACATATTGCAGCCTGTATACCTCGACTATTTCAGTTAATTTATTATCCACCACATCTGTGGCATTACTAATCATAAGGCATTGTTCCCTTGTTCAGGCTCCTCTCCCAGACACATACCGCGGAATATACAGAGAAGACCATAAAGATTCAGTCCTAGCCTATGCCAATgaagtgaaaaaaataattgagCAAGCACAAAAAAGGGGCAGAAAG ATTGCTGCATTTTTCATTGAATCTTTGCCAAGTGTGGGTGGTCAGATCATTCCACCAGAAGGTTATTTCCAGATGATAGCAGA ACACGTACACAAGGCAGGAGGAGTTTTTGTTGCTGATGAAATTCAGGTTGGCTTTGGCAGGGTTGGCAAATGTTTTTGGGCATTCCAGCTTCAGGGAGAGGATTTCGTACCGGATATTGTCACTATGGGCAAACCAATGGGAAATGGGCACCCCATCGCCTGTGTagcaacaacaaaagaaattgcagaagcATTTGCAGACACTGGCGTGGAGTATTTTAATACA TTTGGAGGAAATCCTGTTTCATGTGCAATAGGTTTAGCGGTTTTAGATGTGATTGAGAAGGAACATCTTCAGGCCCATGCCACACAAGTAGGCAACTTCTTGATGGAATTACTGAATCAACAGAAGGTCAAGCATCCTATCATTGGTGATGTCAG gggtGTTGGATTATTTATTGGAGTGGATTTGATAAAAGACCAAGAGAAAAGGATCCCAGCTACTGAAGAAGCTGAGTATTTAATAacaag ATTAAAGAGAGACTACATTCTGTTGAGTACAGATGGTCCAGGAAGAAATGTGCTTAAATTCAAGCCTCCACTGTGCTTTACTATGGACAATGCCAAATTAGTTGTGGACAAAATGGATGAAATATTAACAG ATATGGAAAGAGAAAAGACATGTGAGCCTGTAGGAAAACACCATTAA
- the HNRNPAB gene encoding heterogeneous nuclear ribonucleoprotein A/B isoform X2, with product MSEVEQQVADPADATQNGHEATEGAGEQQAESGGAPAAAAAPAPASQNGAEGDQINASKNEEDAGKMFVGGLSWDTSKKDLKDYFTKFGEVADCTIKMDPNTGRSRGFGFILFKEAGSVDKVLEQKEHRLDGRLIDPKKAMAMKKDPVKKIFVGGLNPEATEEKIREYFGEFGEIEAIELPMDPKTNKRRGFVFITFKEEDPVKKILEKKFHNVSGSKCEIKVAQPKEVYQQQQFSSGGGRGSYGGRGRGGRGGKCSQSQIWNQGYGNYWTQGYGNQGYGYQQGYGGYGGYDYSGCGYYEYGPGYDYSQGSANYGKSPRRGGHQNNYKPY from the exons ATGTCCGAAGTGGAGCAGCAGGTGGCGGATCCCGCCGACGCCACCCAGAACGGGCACGAAGCGACCGAAGGCGCCGGGGAGCAGCAGGCCGAGAGCGGCGGGGCGCCGGCAGCAGCGGCGGCGCCGGCGCCTGCCAGCCAGAACGGAGCCGAGGGCGACCAGATCAACGCCAGCAAGAACGAGGAGGATGCGGG gaaaatgtttGTTGGTGGCCTCAGCTGGGATACAAGCAAAAAAGACTTGAAAGACTACTTCACTAAATTTGGTGAAGTGGCTGATTGTACAATAAAGATGGACCCGAACACAGGAAGATCAAGAGGTTTTGGATTTATTTTGTTCAAAGAAGCTGGAAGTGTTGACAAG GTATTGGAACAGAAAGAACACAGGTTAGATGGGCGACTTATTGACCCCAAAAAGGCCATGGCAATGAAGAAAGATCCAGTGAAGAAAATTTTTGTTGGTGGACTTAACCCTGAAGCCACAGAAGAGAAAATCCGGGAATACTTTGGAGAGTTTGGAGAG attgAAGCAATTGAACTTCCAATGGATCCAAAGACCAACAAAAGGAGAGGCTTTGTGTTCATCACTTTCAAGGAAGAAGATCCAGTCAAGAagatcttggaaaaaaaattccataatGTTAGCGGAAGCAAG TGTGAGATCAAGGTAGCACAGCCGAAGGAAGTATACCAGCAGCAACAATTCAGTAGTGGTGGAGGAAGAGGCAGCTatggaggaagaggcagaggtgGAAGAGGTGGTAAGTGTT CTCAAAGTCAAATTTGGAATCAAGGTTATGGCAATTACTGGACCCAGGGTTATGGGAATCAAGGATACGGCTATCAGCAAGGTTATGGTGGCTATGGAGGCTATGATTATTCAGGATGTGGGTATTATGAATATGGACCAGGCTATGATTACA GTCAAGGCAGTGCAAATTATGGGAAAAGTCCAAGACGTGGTGGTCATCAGAATAATTACAAGCCATATTGA
- the HNRNPAB gene encoding heterogeneous nuclear ribonucleoprotein A/B isoform X1: protein MSEVEQQVADPADATQNGHEATEGAGEQQAESGGAPAAAAAPAPASQNGAEGDQINASKNEEDAGKMFVGGLSWDTSKKDLKDYFTKFGEVADCTIKMDPNTGRSRGFGFILFKEAGSVDKVLEQKEHRLDGRLIDPKKAMAMKKDPVKKIFVGGLNPEATEEKIREYFGEFGEIEAIELPMDPKTNKRRGFVFITFKEEDPVKKILEKKFHNVSGSKCEIKVAQPKEVYQQQQFSSGGGRGSYGGRGRGGRGGQGSANYGKSPRRGGHQNNYKPY from the exons ATGTCCGAAGTGGAGCAGCAGGTGGCGGATCCCGCCGACGCCACCCAGAACGGGCACGAAGCGACCGAAGGCGCCGGGGAGCAGCAGGCCGAGAGCGGCGGGGCGCCGGCAGCAGCGGCGGCGCCGGCGCCTGCCAGCCAGAACGGAGCCGAGGGCGACCAGATCAACGCCAGCAAGAACGAGGAGGATGCGGG gaaaatgtttGTTGGTGGCCTCAGCTGGGATACAAGCAAAAAAGACTTGAAAGACTACTTCACTAAATTTGGTGAAGTGGCTGATTGTACAATAAAGATGGACCCGAACACAGGAAGATCAAGAGGTTTTGGATTTATTTTGTTCAAAGAAGCTGGAAGTGTTGACAAG GTATTGGAACAGAAAGAACACAGGTTAGATGGGCGACTTATTGACCCCAAAAAGGCCATGGCAATGAAGAAAGATCCAGTGAAGAAAATTTTTGTTGGTGGACTTAACCCTGAAGCCACAGAAGAGAAAATCCGGGAATACTTTGGAGAGTTTGGAGAG attgAAGCAATTGAACTTCCAATGGATCCAAAGACCAACAAAAGGAGAGGCTTTGTGTTCATCACTTTCAAGGAAGAAGATCCAGTCAAGAagatcttggaaaaaaaattccataatGTTAGCGGAAGCAAG TGTGAGATCAAGGTAGCACAGCCGAAGGAAGTATACCAGCAGCAACAATTCAGTAGTGGTGGAGGAAGAGGCAGCTatggaggaagaggcagaggtgGAAGAGGTG GTCAAGGCAGTGCAAATTATGGGAAAAGTCCAAGACGTGGTGGTCATCAGAATAATTACAAGCCATATTGA